A single genomic interval of Cupriavidus necator harbors:
- a CDS encoding SDR family oxidoreductase, which yields MPEANTNNTLLAGRKVLVTGAARGLGLAFVKALAEAGATVAMADILAERLQQEADALRARGLKVVPVTLDLSDPASVQACAEAAVKALGGLDGLVNNAAVTDSGGRDAAAIDIATWDRVMNVNVRGTWLMTTACLPALRASGRGAIVNLASDTPLWGAPNLLAYVASKSAIIGMTRSLARELGKDQITVNAVAPGLTLVEATEYVPQHRHDLYREQRAITREQLPDDVCGAVLFALSDLARFVTGQTLAVNGGFVMH from the coding sequence ATGCCTGAGGCAAACACCAACAACACGCTGCTGGCCGGGCGCAAGGTGCTGGTCACCGGCGCCGCGCGCGGACTGGGCCTGGCCTTCGTCAAGGCGCTGGCCGAAGCCGGCGCCACCGTGGCCATGGCCGACATCCTGGCCGAGCGCCTGCAGCAGGAAGCCGACGCCCTGCGCGCCCGCGGCCTGAAGGTGGTGCCGGTCACGCTGGACCTGTCCGATCCGGCCTCGGTGCAGGCTTGCGCCGAGGCCGCGGTCAAGGCGCTGGGCGGGCTCGACGGCCTGGTCAACAACGCCGCCGTGACGGATTCCGGCGGCCGTGACGCCGCCGCCATCGACATCGCCACCTGGGACCGCGTGATGAACGTCAACGTGCGCGGCACCTGGCTGATGACCACCGCCTGCCTGCCGGCGCTGCGCGCCAGCGGCCGCGGCGCCATCGTCAACCTGGCTTCGGACACGCCGCTGTGGGGCGCGCCCAACCTGCTTGCCTACGTGGCGAGCAAGAGCGCCATCATCGGCATGACCCGTTCGCTGGCGCGTGAACTGGGCAAGGACCAGATCACGGTGAACGCCGTGGCCCCGGGCCTGACGCTGGTGGAAGCCACCGAATACGTGCCGCAGCACCGGCACGACCTGTACCGCGAGCAGCGCGCGATCACGCGCGAGCAACTGCCCGACGATGTTTGCGGCGCGGTGCTGTTTGCACTGTCCGACCTCGCCCGTTTCGTGACCGGCCAGACGCTGGCGGTCAACGGCGGCTTTGTCATGCATTGA
- a CDS encoding cupin domain-containing protein, producing MSDLSQPQNIKRSWDQPENASFDQWMESRVARFSTRKYDWDALKFQADYDPKYRRAQMRYLGTGGTGVAADTNTVPSEHFTFSTMIIPAGHEGPSHIHTDVEEVFFILRGKVKLILEKDGERYETILTDRDLVSVPPGVYREEINIGEEDALMCVMLGAKKPITPTYPPEHPLTKIKR from the coding sequence ATGAGCGATCTTTCTCAACCGCAAAACATCAAGCGTTCCTGGGACCAGCCGGAGAACGCTTCGTTCGACCAATGGATGGAAAGCCGCGTGGCGCGCTTCTCCACGCGCAAGTACGACTGGGACGCGCTGAAGTTCCAGGCCGACTACGACCCCAAGTACCGCCGCGCGCAGATGCGCTACCTGGGCACCGGCGGCACCGGCGTGGCCGCCGACACCAACACCGTGCCGAGCGAGCATTTCACCTTCTCCACCATGATCATCCCGGCCGGCCATGAAGGCCCGTCGCATATCCACACCGACGTGGAAGAGGTGTTCTTCATCCTGCGCGGCAAGGTCAAGCTGATCTTGGAAAAGGACGGCGAGCGCTACGAGACCATCCTGACCGACCGCGACCTGGTCTCGGTGCCGCCGGGCGTCTACCGCGAGGAAATCAACATCGGCGAGGAAGACGCGCTGATGTGCGTGATGCTGGGCGCGAAGAAGCCGATCACGCCGACCTACCCGCCCGAGCATCCGCTGACGAAGATCAAGCGCTGA
- a CDS encoding IclR family transcriptional regulator has translation MSSNPIPATSAASETPDKYIVPGLERGLRLLSEFSSKDRTMSAAELARRLKVPRSTVFRLLATLEMLGFVERADGGRDFRLGMAVLRLGFEYLASLELTELGRPLLERLRDEIGYPSNLVVRDGRSIVYVAKAVSPRPFASSVNVGTRLPAHATVLGRVLLEDLSLAELRTLYPETQLAVFSESTPRTVDELHEIVQRDRERGYVLQEGFFEASISTIAAPVRDRTGKVVAALGATIPAAHIDPAQLDAMVEKVRDTAGELSRLLDYRPSLRSSGAKVVNLYRE, from the coding sequence ATGAGCAGCAACCCCATCCCGGCCACGTCCGCCGCCAGCGAAACCCCGGACAAGTACATCGTCCCGGGCCTGGAGCGCGGCCTGCGCCTGCTGAGCGAGTTCAGCAGCAAGGACCGCACCATGTCGGCAGCGGAACTGGCGCGCCGCCTGAAGGTGCCGCGCTCGACCGTGTTCCGCCTGCTGGCCACGCTGGAAATGCTGGGCTTTGTCGAGCGCGCCGATGGCGGCCGGGATTTCCGGCTGGGCATGGCCGTGCTGCGCCTGGGGTTTGAATACCTGGCGTCGCTGGAGCTGACCGAGCTGGGCCGCCCGCTGCTGGAGCGGCTGCGCGACGAGATCGGCTATCCCAGCAACCTGGTGGTGCGCGACGGGCGTTCGATCGTCTACGTGGCCAAGGCGGTGTCGCCGCGGCCGTTTGCCAGCTCGGTCAACGTCGGCACGCGCCTGCCCGCGCATGCCACGGTGCTGGGGCGCGTGCTGCTGGAAGACCTGTCGCTGGCGGAGCTGCGCACGCTGTACCCGGAGACGCAGCTTGCGGTGTTTTCCGAGAGCACGCCGCGCACCGTCGACGAGCTGCACGAGATCGTGCAGCGCGACCGCGAGCGCGGCTACGTGCTGCAGGAAGGCTTTTTCGAAGCCAGCATTTCCACCATCGCCGCGCCCGTGCGCGACCGCACCGGCAAGGTGGTGGCGGCGTTGGGCGCCACCATCCCCGCCGCGCATATCGATCCGGCGCAACTGGATGCGATGGTGGAGAAGGTCAGGGATACCGCGGGCGAGTTGTCGCGCCTGCTCGACTACCGCCCGTCGCTGCGCAGCAGCGGCGCCAAGGTGGTGAATCTGTATCGGGAGTGA
- a CDS encoding SDR family oxidoreductase has protein sequence MSMIELGGKVAVVTGGSSGIGLATVELLLEAGAAVAMCGRDENRLRSAEAQLREKFPGCRLHAATCDVLKPEQVAAFAAAVQATLGNVDMLVNNAGQGRVSTFANTEDAAWMEELQLKFFSVIHPTRAFLPQLEKSGQGAIVCVNSLLAQQPEPHMVATSAARAGVLNLVRSMATEFAPKGVRVNGILIGLVESGQWRRRFEARPEADRHLDWAAWTARLAQQKHIPLGRLGLPVEAARAILFLASPLSSYTTGSHIDISGGHSRHA, from the coding sequence ATGTCCATGATTGAACTCGGCGGCAAGGTTGCCGTCGTCACCGGCGGGTCCTCCGGCATCGGGCTGGCGACCGTCGAGCTGCTGCTCGAAGCGGGCGCCGCCGTGGCCATGTGCGGCCGCGACGAGAACCGACTGCGCAGCGCCGAAGCGCAGCTGCGCGAGAAATTCCCCGGGTGCCGGCTCCATGCCGCCACCTGCGACGTGCTCAAGCCTGAACAGGTCGCCGCCTTTGCCGCTGCCGTGCAGGCCACGCTGGGCAACGTCGACATGCTGGTCAACAACGCCGGCCAGGGCCGTGTCTCCACCTTCGCCAACACCGAGGACGCGGCCTGGATGGAAGAACTGCAGCTCAAGTTCTTCTCCGTGATCCACCCGACGCGCGCGTTCCTGCCGCAGCTTGAGAAGTCAGGCCAGGGCGCCATCGTCTGCGTCAACTCGCTGCTGGCGCAGCAGCCGGAGCCGCACATGGTGGCGACTTCCGCCGCGCGTGCCGGCGTGCTCAACCTGGTGCGCTCGATGGCCACCGAGTTTGCGCCCAAGGGCGTCCGCGTCAACGGCATCCTGATCGGCCTGGTCGAATCGGGCCAGTGGCGCCGCCGCTTCGAGGCGCGCCCTGAAGCAGACCGCCACCTGGACTGGGCCGCATGGACCGCGCGCCTGGCCCAGCAGAAACATATTCCCCTTGGCCGCCTGGGCCTGCCGGTCGAGGCAGCCCGCGCCATCCTGTTCCTTGCCTCGCCGTTGTCTTCGTACACCACGGGCAGCCATATCGATATCTCCGGAGGACACTCCCGTCATGCCTAA
- a CDS encoding thiamine pyrophosphate-binding protein yields the protein MPNQQQYEQQQVTVGCAITAFLEQCGVKAAFGVISIHNMPILDAMGERGKIRFVPARGEAGGTNMADAYARTTGGLGVCLTSTGTAAGNAAGAMVEALTAGTPMLHITGQIETPYLDQSLAYIHEAPDQLTMLKAVSKAAFRIRSADTAISTIKLAVQTALTAPTGPVSVEIPIDIQAALIEMPADLQPLPVPQHVPSAHALDALAERLAKAKRPLLWLGGGARHASKQVQRLLDLGFGVVTSTQGRGIVPEDDPRSLGAYNLHKPVEAFYQTCDAMLVVGSRLRGNETLKYELKLPRPLLRIDADPAAEGRCYLSDYFVSGDAALALDALADRLEKRMQIDPAFAADLRRAHDTAVNSLVDGLGPYSALVQALQGAVGRSFNWVRDVTVSNSTWGNRHLRIFDSRAGVHALGGGIGQGLAMGIGAAIGAAATASGKKTFTLAGDGGFILNLGELATAVQERADMVIVLMNDKGYGVIKNIQDAQYGGRRHYVDLHTPDYATLAKSLSLRHARVSNLAEVGAALEAATVESGPFLLEIDMLSIGSFKTIFAGPPVNKDNEEPAREQTTVTA from the coding sequence ATGCCTAATCAACAACAGTACGAGCAACAGCAGGTCACCGTCGGTTGCGCCATCACGGCGTTTCTCGAGCAGTGCGGCGTCAAGGCCGCCTTCGGCGTGATCTCGATCCACAATATGCCGATCCTCGACGCCATGGGCGAGCGCGGCAAGATCCGCTTCGTGCCGGCGCGCGGCGAAGCGGGCGGCACCAATATGGCCGATGCCTATGCCCGCACCACCGGTGGCCTGGGCGTGTGCCTGACCAGCACCGGCACCGCCGCGGGCAACGCCGCCGGCGCCATGGTCGAAGCGCTGACCGCCGGCACGCCGATGCTGCATATCACCGGCCAGATCGAAACGCCTTACCTGGACCAGAGCCTCGCCTACATCCACGAAGCGCCGGACCAGCTCACCATGCTCAAGGCCGTGTCCAAGGCCGCCTTCCGCATCCGCAGCGCCGACACCGCCATCAGCACCATCAAGCTGGCCGTGCAGACCGCACTGACGGCGCCGACCGGCCCGGTCAGCGTGGAGATCCCCATCGACATCCAGGCCGCGCTGATCGAGATGCCGGCCGACCTGCAGCCGCTGCCGGTGCCGCAGCACGTGCCGTCGGCACATGCGCTGGACGCGCTGGCCGAGCGCCTGGCCAAGGCCAAGCGCCCGCTGCTGTGGCTGGGCGGCGGTGCGCGCCACGCCAGCAAGCAGGTGCAGCGCCTGCTGGACCTGGGCTTCGGCGTGGTCACCAGCACGCAAGGCCGCGGCATCGTGCCGGAAGACGATCCCCGTTCGCTGGGCGCCTACAACCTGCATAAGCCGGTCGAGGCCTTCTACCAGACCTGCGACGCGATGCTGGTGGTGGGCTCGCGCCTGCGCGGCAATGAAACCCTGAAGTACGAACTGAAGCTGCCGCGCCCGCTGCTGCGCATCGACGCCGACCCGGCCGCCGAAGGCCGCTGCTACCTGAGCGACTACTTTGTCAGCGGCGACGCCGCGCTGGCGCTGGACGCCCTGGCGGATCGGCTTGAAAAGCGCATGCAGATCGACCCGGCCTTCGCCGCCGACCTGCGCCGCGCCCATGACACCGCCGTCAACAGCCTGGTCGACGGCCTGGGCCCGTACTCGGCGCTGGTGCAGGCGCTGCAGGGCGCGGTCGGCCGCAGCTTCAACTGGGTGCGCGACGTGACCGTGTCGAACAGCACCTGGGGCAACCGCCATCTGCGCATCTTCGATTCGCGTGCCGGCGTGCATGCGCTGGGCGGCGGCATCGGCCAGGGCCTGGCGATGGGCATCGGCGCCGCGATCGGTGCTGCGGCGACCGCTTCGGGCAAGAAGACCTTCACGCTGGCCGGCGACGGCGGTTTTATCCTGAACCTGGGCGAACTGGCCACCGCGGTGCAGGAACGCGCCGACATGGTGATCGTGCTGATGAACGACAAGGGCTACGGCGTGATCAAGAACATCCAGGACGCCCAGTACGGCGGCCGCCGCCACTACGTGGACCTGCATACCCCGGACTACGCCACGCTGGCCAAGTCGCTGTCGCTGCGCCATGCGCGCGTGAGCAACCTGGCCGAGGTCGGCGCCGCGCTGGAAGCGGCCACGGTCGAGTCGGGCCCGTTCCTGCTGGAGATCGACATGCTGTCGATCGGTTCCTTCAAGACCATCTTCGCCGGCCCCCCGGTGAACAAGGACAACGAAGAGCCGGCGCGCGAACAAACCACTGTCACCGCCTGA
- a CDS encoding aspartate dehydrogenase: protein MLHVSMVGCGAIGRGVMELLKSDPEVVFDVVIVPEHTMDEARDAVTALAPGARVATHLDDQRPDLLVECAGHHALEEHIVPALERGIPCMVVSVGALSEPGMAERLEAAARRGGTQVQLLSGAIGAIDALAAARVGGLDEVIYTGRKPARAWAGTPAEQLFDLDALTEATVIFEGTARDAARLYPKNANVAATVSLAGLGLDRTSVKLLADPHAVENVHHVEARGAFGGFELTMRGKPLAANPKTSALTVFSVVRALGNRAHAVSI, encoded by the coding sequence ATGCTGCATGTGTCCATGGTTGGCTGCGGCGCGATCGGCCGCGGCGTGATGGAATTGCTCAAGAGCGATCCCGAGGTGGTGTTCGACGTGGTGATCGTGCCGGAGCACACGATGGACGAGGCCCGCGACGCGGTCACCGCGCTGGCGCCGGGCGCCCGCGTGGCGACGCACCTGGACGACCAGCGTCCCGACCTGCTGGTCGAGTGCGCCGGCCACCATGCGCTGGAAGAGCACATCGTGCCGGCGCTGGAACGCGGCATCCCGTGCATGGTGGTGTCGGTGGGCGCGCTGTCCGAGCCCGGCATGGCCGAGCGGCTGGAAGCGGCCGCGCGCCGCGGCGGCACCCAGGTGCAGCTGTTGTCAGGTGCGATCGGCGCGATCGATGCGCTGGCCGCGGCGCGTGTCGGCGGGCTGGACGAAGTCATCTACACCGGCCGCAAGCCGGCTCGCGCCTGGGCCGGCACGCCGGCCGAGCAGCTCTTCGACCTGGATGCGCTGACCGAGGCGACCGTGATCTTCGAAGGCACGGCCCGCGACGCGGCGCGTCTGTATCCCAAGAACGCCAACGTGGCCGCCACGGTGTCGCTGGCAGGCTTGGGGCTGGACCGCACCTCGGTCAAGCTGCTGGCCGACCCGCATGCGGTGGAGAACGTGCACCACGTGGAAGCGCGCGGCGCCTTCGGCGGCTTCGAGCTGACGATGCGCGGCAAGCCGCTGGCGGCCAATCCCAAGACTTCCGCGCTGACCGTGTTCAGCGTGGTGCGCGCACTGGGAAACCGGGCGCACGCGGTATCGATCTAG
- a CDS encoding aldehyde dehydrogenase translates to MKTQEVLPICIAGEWRLGTGDRYGTRYPATGEVVAELNAASLADVEEAVQGAHQAFLTSGWAQRKPHERAAVLYRVAELIRAQGEQLAQRQRLDNGKPISETRALVASAAGTFQFFAAACETLEETITPQRGDCLTMSVYEPMGVVAAITPWNSPIASEAQKMAPALAAGNAVVVKPAEVTPLMALELARICEEAGVPKGLLSVLPGKGSVIGDAITKHPLVRRVSFTGGTTTGKHIAHIAADKMMPVSLELGGKSPTMVFDDADLDHAVNGVLYGIFSSSGESCIAGSRLFVARSQYEAFIDRLAAGAAHLRVGDPADERTQMGPLITDRHRDSIESYVAAGVEEGGQLRTGGLRPDVAGLPNGYFYTPTIIEGLDNNARICQEEIFGPVLVAIPFDDEDDLIAQANDSVYALAAGIWTRDYKRAWRVARAVQAGNVWINTYKQFSIATPFGGWRDSGLGREKGRLGILQYMEQKSVYWGLNEQPLPWANH, encoded by the coding sequence ATGAAGACGCAAGAAGTACTCCCCATCTGCATCGCGGGCGAATGGCGCCTGGGGACCGGCGACCGCTATGGCACCCGCTATCCGGCTACCGGCGAAGTGGTGGCAGAACTGAACGCCGCCAGCCTGGCGGACGTGGAAGAAGCGGTGCAGGGCGCCCATCAGGCCTTCCTCACCAGCGGCTGGGCCCAACGCAAGCCGCATGAGCGCGCCGCCGTGCTGTACCGCGTGGCCGAGCTGATCCGCGCCCAGGGCGAGCAGCTGGCCCAGCGCCAGCGCCTGGACAACGGCAAGCCGATCAGCGAGACGCGCGCCCTGGTGGCCAGCGCCGCCGGCACCTTCCAGTTCTTTGCCGCCGCCTGCGAGACGCTGGAAGAAACCATCACGCCGCAGCGCGGCGACTGCCTGACCATGAGCGTGTACGAGCCGATGGGCGTGGTTGCGGCGATCACGCCGTGGAACTCGCCGATCGCCAGCGAGGCGCAGAAGATGGCGCCCGCGCTCGCCGCCGGCAACGCCGTGGTGGTCAAGCCCGCCGAGGTCACGCCGCTGATGGCGCTGGAGCTGGCGCGCATCTGCGAAGAGGCCGGCGTGCCCAAGGGCCTGCTCAGCGTGCTGCCCGGCAAGGGTTCGGTCATCGGCGACGCCATCACCAAGCATCCGCTGGTGCGCCGCGTGTCGTTCACCGGCGGCACCACCACCGGCAAGCACATCGCCCATATCGCCGCCGACAAGATGATGCCGGTGTCGCTGGAACTGGGCGGCAAGTCGCCGACCATGGTGTTCGACGATGCCGACCTGGACCACGCGGTCAACGGCGTGCTGTACGGCATCTTCAGCTCGTCGGGCGAGTCGTGCATCGCCGGCTCGCGCCTGTTCGTGGCGCGCTCGCAGTACGAGGCCTTTATCGACCGCCTGGCCGCGGGCGCCGCGCACCTGCGCGTGGGCGACCCCGCCGACGAGCGTACCCAGATGGGCCCGCTGATTACCGACCGCCACCGCGACAGCATCGAGTCGTACGTGGCCGCCGGCGTGGAAGAGGGCGGCCAGCTGCGCACCGGCGGCCTGCGCCCAGACGTGGCCGGCCTGCCCAACGGCTATTTCTACACGCCGACCATCATCGAAGGGCTGGATAACAACGCCCGCATCTGCCAGGAAGAGATCTTCGGGCCGGTGCTGGTCGCAATCCCGTTCGACGACGAGGATGACCTGATCGCGCAGGCCAACGACAGCGTCTATGCGCTTGCCGCGGGCATCTGGACGCGCGACTACAAGCGCGCCTGGCGCGTGGCACGCGCCGTGCAGGCGGGCAATGTGTGGATCAACACCTACAAGCAATTCTCGATCGCGACGCCGTTCGGCGGCTGGCGCGACAGCGGCCTGGGCCGCGAGAAGGGGCGGCTTGGCATCCTGCAGTACATGGAGCAGAAGAGCGTGTACTGGGGTCTGAACGAACAACCGCTGCCGTGGGCCAACCACTGA
- a CDS encoding VOC family protein: protein MIKVLGIDEIVYGADDFDACRGFFTDWGLAIKRDDAQGLDFETLNGCRVLVRRIDDATLPPAIEAGPTLREVVWGVESQASLDQLAKAIADAPGFVKQGEGDTLRVGCTDPNGLAVRFQVTRKHDVQVECALMNTWNDKPRLNQRSPIYDHATPIEVGHVVFFVKDVKATERFYVEKFGFVPSDRYPDRGAFLRCTPEGGHHDLFLLQLPEPKSGLNHVAFTVRDIHEVFGGGMHVSRKGWDTQLGPGRHPISSAYFWYFKNPAGGLIEYYADEDQLDEHWEPRAFEPGPTMFAEWAIEGGIDGNTRRQKNAGGPAGKFLTEKR, encoded by the coding sequence ATGATCAAGGTATTGGGGATCGACGAGATCGTCTACGGCGCGGATGACTTTGACGCCTGCCGTGGCTTTTTCACCGACTGGGGCCTGGCCATCAAGCGCGACGATGCGCAGGGCCTGGATTTTGAAACGCTGAACGGCTGCCGCGTGCTGGTGCGCCGCATCGACGATGCCACGCTGCCGCCCGCGATCGAGGCCGGCCCGACGCTGCGCGAAGTGGTGTGGGGCGTCGAGTCACAGGCCTCGCTGGACCAGCTCGCCAAGGCAATCGCTGATGCACCGGGCTTCGTGAAGCAAGGCGAGGGCGATACGCTGCGCGTGGGCTGCACCGATCCGAACGGCCTGGCCGTGCGTTTCCAGGTCACCCGCAAGCATGACGTGCAGGTCGAATGCGCGCTGATGAACACGTGGAACGACAAGCCGCGCCTGAACCAGCGCAGCCCGATCTACGACCATGCCACCCCGATCGAAGTGGGCCACGTGGTGTTCTTCGTCAAGGACGTCAAGGCCACTGAGCGCTTCTATGTCGAGAAGTTCGGCTTCGTGCCGTCGGACCGCTACCCGGACCGCGGCGCCTTCCTGCGCTGCACGCCCGAAGGCGGCCACCACGACCTGTTCCTGCTGCAGCTGCCGGAACCGAAGAGCGGCCTGAATCACGTCGCCTTCACCGTGCGCGACATCCACGAAGTCTTCGGCGGCGGCATGCATGTCTCGCGCAAGGGCTGGGATACGCAGCTCGGCCCGGGCCGGCACCCGATCTCGTCGGCCTACTTCTGGTACTTCAAGAACCCGGCCGGCGGCCTGATCGAGTACTACGCCGACGAAGACCAGCTCGACGAACACTGGGAGCCGCGCGCTTTCGAGCCGGGCCCGACCATGTTCGCCGAATGGGCGATCGAAGGCGGCATCGACGGCAACACCCGCCGCCAGAAGAACGCGGGCGGACCGGCAGGCAAGTTCCTGACCGAGAAGCGGTAA
- a CDS encoding PDR/VanB family oxidoreductase, with the protein MSAHQSLTLRVHAMRYEARGVVSIELQDPEGKTLPEYSPGAHIDLHLGNGLVRSYSLCGAPEARRRYTVGVLLDRGSRGGSRYVHEQLRVGATLTVGAPRNNFELDESAAHTVLVAGGIGVTPIVCMARRLAELGRSFTLIYCARSRAEAAFVEQLSAHGDAVHFHFDDEAGVPPDLNAMLAGQEVQTHFYCCGPGPMLKAFEAACEAHGYPNVHIERFAADPSTEAVQEGEYTVSLSRTGTTVKVPSGKSLLDALLDAGVQMDYSCREGVCGSCETAVLEGCPDHRDSVLSNSERASNKTMMVCVSGCKGSKLVLDL; encoded by the coding sequence ATGAGTGCCCACCAGTCCCTGACCCTGCGCGTCCACGCCATGCGCTATGAAGCGCGCGGCGTGGTCAGCATCGAACTGCAAGATCCCGAAGGGAAGACCCTGCCCGAGTACAGCCCGGGCGCCCATATCGACCTGCACCTGGGCAACGGCCTGGTGCGCAGCTACTCGCTGTGCGGCGCGCCCGAAGCGCGCCGGCGCTATACCGTGGGCGTGCTGCTGGACCGCGGCAGCCGCGGCGGTTCGCGCTACGTGCATGAGCAGCTGCGCGTGGGCGCCACGCTGACCGTGGGGGCGCCGCGCAACAACTTCGAGCTGGACGAAAGCGCCGCGCACACCGTGCTGGTCGCCGGCGGCATCGGCGTCACGCCGATCGTCTGCATGGCGCGCCGCCTGGCCGAGCTGGGCAGGTCGTTCACGCTGATCTACTGCGCCCGTTCGCGTGCCGAGGCCGCATTCGTCGAACAGCTGTCGGCCCATGGCGATGCCGTGCACTTTCACTTCGACGACGAGGCCGGCGTGCCGCCGGACCTGAACGCGATGCTGGCCGGCCAGGAGGTGCAGACGCACTTCTACTGCTGCGGCCCCGGTCCGATGCTGAAGGCGTTCGAGGCTGCCTGCGAAGCGCATGGCTACCCGAACGTGCATATCGAGCGCTTTGCCGCCGACCCCTCGACCGAGGCGGTGCAGGAGGGCGAGTACACCGTGTCGCTGTCGCGCACCGGCACCACCGTCAAGGTGCCGTCCGGCAAGTCGCTGCTGGACGCACTGCTCGATGCCGGCGTGCAGATGGACTACAGCTGCCGCGAAGGCGTGTGCGGCTCGTGCGAGACCGCGGTGCTGGAAGGTTGCCCCGATCATCGCGACAGCGTGCTCAGCAACAGCGAGCGCGCCAGCAACAAGACCATGATGGTGTGCGTGTCGGGGTGCAAGGGCAGCAAGCTGGTGCTGGACTTGTAA